The Ciona intestinalis chromosome 9, KH, whole genome shotgun sequence genome contains the following window.
ataattacccacaaagtaacatacatggtgacttgtaagctggcacgaggtgtataaacaccctcgttataacgactgtcgctttccggccatgcaaggataaagtaagttacattcattcattcattcttctAACAACTAATTACCTCTCAGCAAAATCCACCGAATGAATCCACAAATACTGAAGCCATTGCTCCTGAATCTGTGCAACATAATAAGCAGGTTTGTGAAACTGATGCACCGCCAAAAGGGAAACGTAAATTAACAGTTGACCAAATAACTGTGATTGGTGGTTACGTTAAACTTGATCGACCAACATTAGTTTcaacaaagaaaactaaaGACGTGGTAAGCTTGCTTTATTATTTGATTTGTGTATATCACTGGTTTATGGCAGGCTTTAAAATCTGGTGAGGTCCATGCCAAAGCACCCCGAGTGTTGGGGTAACGAAACGCATTTATTAAAGCCTAAACTTGCCTTTAGATTTGTGAACCCTTTGCATAAAGCTGCCACAAACTGGTGATAACCATCAGTTTGCATTAGTCCCATTTAGTCATTTTTCTACATATCTTTCAAAATCCTGCCCAATTTCCTAGCACCCATAGCGAGCCCTGCTGGCAAGCATCACCCACATATAATAGAATAATTTTAGTTCCTATTAATTGTCCACCATGTGTagtggtggcttcatacactttgtgctgTGATCATACACCAGTTATTATGTAATcaagtatataaataattgCATGGTTAATTCACCTTCTTATCTAACTTGGATTCTTTGGTTATTAGGGTGGATTGTATTTACTGTTAAGTATTATACTCAAGGTCACACATAAAGGTAGAATACTTAGCCTTTAATCGGTATTATCAGGTTACCAATCGAGCACCTTGCCACTGctatgggtgttctgtttcatacacctcttgcctgcttacgagttaccacatatgtcaCTTGGTGGGATGGTTATCTGTTTATTCAGAACGCCACGGTGTAGTACTGataattaagtaagatttttCATTGCAGACAAGGCATGTGAAGTTTGATTCTGAACACATGGAATCCACGTTTCATTATCCTTCTGAAAATTCATTGTTAAATGAGAGTGGCATGAAAGGGAATATAATGAACAAACCTGCATATGGAAGTAAGGTTTTTTTAACAGCATTTATCAAGTCACTGTAGACTTCAGTATGGTACTTGTCAgatggctcagtggttagggTCTGTATCATATCAAATatgatgctaccattgtgggcctGTCTATGTGTGTTCTGTGTCAATGGGTAAGACACTAAATGttcattgctccaacccagtgaacACTAATgaaaagtaacatatatgatCACTCTAAAACACactttaaatgtaatgtaCTGCATAATTAGGGAGTAATTACAGTATTACACAGGTGGAAAAtgagtttgtttaaaattaatgttatagGCACAGTTTATTAATTTGATAAATAGAATTGGccaattaatataaataataaatatatggtCTAAATCACAGGCGTAAAACTTCTAATATGTTAGGTCGGCAAAAGGTAATATGCTCGtttaacaatgaacaacaTTGTGTTGGCATTGTGGCAGTTACTTTAAAACTGTGCATGCATGTTATTACGTCGTTGCGTATTCATAAGTTTTAGAAATACTTTACATAAACGCAGTATAACGTTTTCATTGATTTGTTATAATAGAAGAAAGCAGTTTGGGTAAATATACTCCAAAATATCTTCTCTCGATGAAAGAAACATTGGATGGTGATTTGGAAACCGATACAGTTTCTGAAGTAAATAATGAAGAAGAAGAGATGCTGAATGCTGTTCCTCTGAAAGACGAAGATGCTTCAGCGTTTAGTTCATCATCTGCagatcttttattttaaatttttaaatcaattaataATCACTTTAGAAGGTAGCAacttgaatttatttattaacccTTTAATTACTTgtgcaatatataaaaaaaaacattcctGGTGATTTAGAACTGTAATTGTGTTCAGTGTTGAGCACTGTTTTTACATATGTTACAGAAAAATGCACTTTTATCGgttcattttaaaaaccaatGGTGGGTTTGTGTTTAGATATAAATGcactttttatatatgttactgAAGCATTGGTTTTCTAAATATCAGCTTtacttgttttagtttattcaAGTTGTTGTTCAAATTTTGCAATACAGGGGGAATTGGTGACAAAATAAAGTCTTTTTATACTTAACAAAAAGAGACTTTGAAAAGcagcaatttaaatttttttaaaactcaatttaagttttatcaGTTTTGGTTTACCAAAGCAATAACTTTTCattcaaaaaactttattgAATTACAAACTTATTAGTCTTGAAGGACATTAGTGAAATGTTATGATTTGATAAGTTAACAAAcctacatattttaaaacttattttaagtttaaaacaactattttctaatatatatctttctaacaaaccgtttgtttaaaatttttaactaatttttttaaataattaaatttcttaaacaagtggtaaactgtaagcgttaacctactaaataactaaactggcctaataaacttgaatagttggtgtagtttttaaaataaacagcaaaaaccttccaaaaatactatgcgcctatcttttacaatggagaccaagcgaaatggggacggaattggcggtcacgtgaatagaaaaaagaatatatcacggttttgggaagttgcgcgttctactcttttttatttctgtggttacACCCCacacgagttaccatgtatgtaactttgtgggtgattactaattttggattttttttaagtatgtcTGATAATTTGGCCAAcgcattagtggccactgggttgcaTCAATGGCCGtaaaatgtcttgcccaagggcGCATACGGCCCAAAGattagcagcgacgagccttggaCCCGTTACCTCTGGTAGTCTGGGTTGAAGgaaggcgcgctaaccactatgtcaCGGATGTGCagatgttttattaaacttggCGAATTTTGGGCACGAACTGACCCATGGATTACTTATTGTATTAAGTAGGCCATGAGTGCTGTGCATGTAAGTGGTCATGTGGATTCTTTTACACTATAGGTTAACCACAATTATTCTACGCATATTCTTTATCAGAGATACCGAAAAATGCTTCATCGTCGTTCTTTTTGTCAATCATTTTATGATGGTTCGTGCCCATTTATTAGAGTTCAGCtctctttttcattttataagaTGTTTGTATTTTTCGCTGTAGGCACTTCACCATAGCAACGGTTTAGTTTGTTTGACGGATTCTGCTTCACTTATCGTTTCTTTACTACTGAATAAAACGATTCGTTTTCTACTCCTATAAAAATGTCAGAAGTTGaagaaacaattaaaagaaTTCAAAGCCACAAAGGCGTTTTAGGAATAATTGTGGTGAACAGTGAAGGAATCCCAATTCGAACATCTCTGGATAATTCTACAACGGTTCAATATGCTGGTCTAATTCACCAATTAACCATGAAAGCCCGAAGCACCGTTCGTGACATCGATCCACAAAACGACCTAACATTTCTCCGGCTCCGGTCCAAGAAACATGAAATTATGGTCGCACCCGACAAGGAATATCTTCTGATTGTTATTCAAAATCCTAGCGAGTAGAACCATAACAATAAAACGATGCATGTTTCAGTTATTATtgtacagtttatatatatgttgcatttaaaaatgaattacaAAACCTCTGATTTTAACTTTGAACTTGTCATTACtaaacaaaacttgtttttcttaTGTAGTTACAATAccatgtaaatatgtttggtTTGATGTTTCATGTTTTGATGTACTCACATACTTTTGATGTacttatattgtttatatttttagtttcttATACTATATTAGTGTGTTGCTATTGCATGGATTCTTTGTCTCCATAAAACATGATCACTGCTGAAGCAAGATCAGTAGACATCTCTTCACATAAAACGAAAACTTTTCCTCACAAggtacaaattttaatatttttttcaatttttgctAATATATCTGGTATTTCCGAATTCTGATATTGCTGataatatacattaatatTACGTTTTCCTATCAAGGTActaactataaatattttcacttgtgttttgattaattttttaccaatattcTTGGTAATAGGCattattgttacatttttcCTAGCAAGGTACCaagtatttacattttttcatgtgttttgatttattttgctttaaatattcttagtaatcttaaaaataaacattattattaagtttttttctaGCAAGTTAgtaagtataaatattttcaatcctgctctgattaattttttaccaatattcTTGGTattcttaataaaaatacacgtTAACGTTAATGTTACATTTTTCCTAGCAAGGTATTTTGattgtgtttgattgattTTTACTAATATTATTGCTATTTCtaataatacatattattattatgctgCAGTCTGGAAAGTTGTCAGAGTTAACATGTCCATATCCACCAATCACTTCACTCTCCACGCTTGGCTTGTCAACCAAAAGTAAAACCAGGTAAGGGTTTGTCTACTAACTGTCTGAATAAGCAGATTagataaaaaactaaaatattagtttGATGTAAGTCTGCAGAGGCTGAGAGCAGTTGTACAAACTATTCTGTTTACAAAGTTTTGATTATGCACACCAATACGCTATAATTTCCCATTCATGCCAATTAgttaaacaatgaaccaaaTCTATATTAAATTAGGTTTTATTTCCTAATGTGGCTTTGAAATGTACGTGCACAAATAAAACGACTTGCATGCGCAAGATCttgtcaggaactgccatatcCTGTAGACTGAGGCTGAAGTAATCATATCgtgtataataaacaaacaaagtgtaaaaaaaatacttatatatattaaaaaaaagtaagcCTTCTGTATGTTTAAgacatttgaaaaaaaaaagtttttggttTACTTGATTTTTCCTGCTATAAAAATACTAGCAGTTTTCTTTTTGCACATTTGAATTGTTCTTAAATTTTTCATCTCAGAACTTCTTCAAAAAGAAATCATAGAAAATATGAGGTATCAAATCCATCAAGCTCGCACTACAAGTAACTAttaaagatttattaaataagttaatgGATCAAAAACACCTAATGCATTTAGGTGCAAAAACATGGATTTTCTTGTCAGTTTTATATTAGAActtctattaaaaatataccaaCCTATATATAAGACACAATTATCttgatttttaaatcattcaatttaaaatcttaaaaccATCGCCGGTGCTGTAGTCTATAgatatgatttttaaaattcatcattttttttaaatgtaaattacaaaatttttttttcaatgtaaattacaaaaaaaaaaaattttttttcaatgtaaattacaaaatttttttttcaatgtaaattacaaaaaaaaaataattttttttcaatgtaaatTACACACAGTAGAAAATGCTGTTAATGATTAtcaaccaattttttttaaagaagctgttttaatgccaatgtattaaattttttatatataatagtagTATCCCTTTTTTAATGCTGAATATAGGGAAGAATGAAGAAATATAcagtaaagtgggggaagatgggacaccttttaacttgattttctcgtcccaattagtagtaaacaatgaacattcacagaatttcaaaaccgtatcctcacgactcccatagaccgttgttgattgtttaaaaaaacgatcaagatatttggataatatgtgctaaaagtgcccTATCCTCCCCCagacccccaccctactatatatataaatatattatatatttgttaacttAAAGATTATAAACCTGTTTACCACCTTTATGCATNNNNNNNNNNNNNNNNNNNNNNNNNNNNNNNNNNNNNNNNNNNNNNNNNNGCACAAATAAAACGACTTGCATGCGCAAGATCttgtcaggaactgccatatcCTGTGGACTGAGGCTGAAGTAATCATATCATGTATAATAATCAAacaatgtgtaaaaaaatacttatatatattcaaaaaaagtAAGCCTTCTGTATGTTTAAgacatttgaaaaaaaaaagtttttggtttagttgttttttccTGCTATAAAAATACTAGCCGTTTTCTTTTTGCACATTTGAATTGTTCTTAAATTTTTCATCTCAGAACTTCTTCAAAAAGAAATCATAGGAAATATGAGGTATCAAATCCATCAAGCTCGCACTTCAAGTAACTAttaaagatttattaaataagttaatgGATAAAAGACACCTAATGCATTTAGGTGCAAAATCATGGATTTTCTTGTCAGTTTTATATTAGaacttgtattaaaaacataccaACCTATATATAAGACGCTAttatcttaatttttaaatcattcaatttaaaatcttaaaaccATCGCCGGTGCTGTAGTCTATAgatatgatttttaaaattcatcttttttttttcaatgtaaattacaaaatttttttttcaatgtaaattacaaaaaaaaaaattttttttcaatgtaaattacaaaatttttttttcaatgtaaattacaaaaaaaaaaaattttttttcaatgtaaattacaaaatttttttttcaatgtaaattacaaaaaaaaacaaactttttttcaatgtaaatTACAACAGTAGACAATGCTGTTAATCATTAtcaaccaattttttttaaagaagcTGTTTTAGAGCCaatgtattaaattttttatatataataatagtatcccttttaaatactaaatataGGGAAGACTGATGCAATATACAGTacaggtgggggaagatggNNNNNNNNNNNNNNNNNNNNNNNNNNNNNNNNNNNNNNNNNNNNNNNNNNNNNNNNNNNNNNNNNNNNNNNNNNNNNNNNNNNNNNNNNNNNNNNNNNNNNNNNNNNNNNNNNNNNNNNNNNNNNNNNNNNNNNNNNNNNNNNNNNNNNNNNNNNNNNNNNNNNNNNNNNNNNNNNNNNNNNNNNNNNNNNNNNNNNNNNNNNNNNNNNNNNNNNNNNNNNNNNNNNNNNNNNNNNNNNNNNNNNNNNNNNNNNNNNNNNNNNNNNNNNNNNNNNNNNNNNNNNNNNNNNNNNNNNNNNNNNNNNNNNNNNNNNNNNNNNNNNNNNNNNNNNNNNNNNNNNNNNNNNNNNNNNNNNNNNNNNNNNNNNNNNNNNNNNNNNNNNNNNNNNNNNNNNNNNNNNNNNNNNNNNNNNNNNNNNNNNNNNNNNNNNNNNNNNNNNNNNNNNNNNNNNNNNNNNNNNNNNNNNNNNNNNNNNNNNNNNNNNNNNNNNNNNNNNNNNNNNNNNNNNNNNNNNNNNNNNNNNNNNNNNNNNNNNNNNNNNNNNNNNNNNNNNNNNNNNNNNNNNNNNNNNNNNNNNNNNNNNNNNNNNNNNNNNNNNNNNNNNNNNNNNNNNNNNNNNNNNNNNNNNNNNNNNNNNNNNNNNNNNNNNNNNNNNNNNNNNNNNNNNNNNNNNNNNNNNNNNNNNNNNNNNNNNNNNNNNNNNNNNNNNNNNNNNNNNNNNNNNNNNNNNNNNNNNNNNNNNNNNNNNNNNNNNNNNNNNNNNNNNNNNNNNNNNNNNNNNNNNNNNNNNNNNNNNNNNNNNNNNNNNNNNNNNNNNNNNNNNNNNNNNNNNNNNNNNNNNNNNNNNNNNNNNNNNNNNNNNNNNNNNNNNNNNNNNNNNNNNNNNNNNNNNNNNNNNNNNNNNNNNNNNNNNNNNNNNNNNNNNNNNNNNNNNNNNNNNNNNNNNNNNNNNNNNNNNNNNNNNNNNNNNNNNNNNNNNNNNNNNNNNNNNNNNNNNNNNNNNNNNNNNNNNNNNNNNNNNNNNNNNNNNNNNNNNNNNNNNNNNNNNNNNNNNNNNNNNNNNNNNNNNNNNNNNNNNNNNNNNNNNNNNNNNNNNNNNNNNNNNNNNNNNNNNNNNNNNNNNNNGGAAAGTATCATTTTGGACTCGTTGCTGTTCAGGATAATATCGAGCTGAACTTTCAAATCAAGAACATGAGGTAGTTAAACACATGGTATAGgctatttattaatattacaacttaaacaagcatgaatgtaacttactttatcctcgcgtggacggaaaaacgacagtcgttataacatgggtgttctgtttcatacaccttgggCCAAGGgaaattttttatgtgtggctgataatttggacaacctatcagtgaccactgggttggagcaattggcgttaagtgtcttgctcaaggacacatacgcccacactGGTAGCAGCGAAAAGCCTTgcacccattacctctgggttaaaggaaGTTACTTTGCCATGGCGCGGACACTTGTTAGTTGTAATATTATTGGGCGTGTATGGAcctaaaccttttttttgcttttacagtagtttattatatattaataaaactgcTACATTTTGGCATTTTAGCATAACGctattcaaaataaatataaattaacaaaaaacaatgttgAGCCCTATTGAAAATAACAACACAGAGAAGCAGTTTGTGATAATAACTATGCAATTAAGATAATTTAGAGGTTCTAGTTATATGCGTCAATGCATGGGTgcttaaatttaactttttatcatTCTAGTTCAGAGATGAGCACCAGTTTTTCATGGGATGTCCCTCCACCTTTTACCATCATCCCACAATCAGGAAACTTGTCCCCAAAATCTTCATGTACGCTCAAGGCAAGCTTCTCACCTAAATCTGCTCAAGTTTTCCATTCATGTGTGGTTTGCATTTATGgagaaaacaaagttaaaaagatGAATATGGAAGGCATTGGTAAGaaggttttttaaaactgttttcataACTTGTAGGATGTGTGTCTGGTAGCTAAACggaacttatttaccctcgcgttctggggcaaggacagtccttataaaatgggtgttttgtttcatacacctcatgcccgctaatggtctaccatgtatgtaacttctaTACTCTCGCAGGGTGGGGCAAGGacagtgtttaaaacacgggtgttctgtttcatacatttgtGCCTGCTTTTAAGTAACCACCTATATAGCTTTGTAAGAggaattttttagttttttgtatgggtgacaatttgtacaaccaTTACTAACCATTCGGTCGGAGCAattattgttaagtgtcttgcccaaataTACACATGATCACACTGGTAAGCTATGCTAACTATTCTTTTTTGCATGGATTATCGCATGACATTATTGTGACAAGCCATTTTGCTTTGTTTCCACActatcctgttttttttttgcgcCAAGTTTTTTAGAgttgtaataatattttaaatgaatattaaaactattttttttgtaaagtatagttattctggtaaaaaaacggATTTAGGAAAACAACAGCATAAAGGAAATCTCTTGCATTAGATCTATACATatcaataatataaataataatttttctttgtgtcttcgattacggtagcgaagattcagaaatattttaaacgaaaagacggaataacataacaaaacaacagttgttaaaacatcaGTATAATATTTATGGAAATTAATTAAGT
Protein-coding sequences here:
- the rbdlc gene encoding roadblock-related dynein light chain (The RefSeq protein has 1 substitution compared to this genomic sequence) — its product is MSEVEETIKRIQSHKGVLGIIVVNSEGIPILTSLDNSTTVQYAGLIHQLTMKARSTVRDIDPQNDLTFLRLRSKKHEIMVAPDKEYLLIVIQNPSE